From the Solanum stenotomum isolate F172 chromosome 4, ASM1918654v1, whole genome shotgun sequence genome, one window contains:
- the LOC125862157 gene encoding recQ-mediated genome instability protein 1, with amino-acid sequence MSRRRHQIICSSDEEDDGDDEPQQLAGGNEENENPNNIEMEILESSTNFESVTLNSPIQNPTPNHEPNVDVSEVIRAADCGIGRVLEGLGLRLRREWLESCVRGLEGSVVGGFSGLDDTTKAKLCFEQFLYSDMNFCGAGMLPRDVHKLHLVDLKGPFVLQVDEIVNISCPLRDRYQKAAAGIKRCLKLSMTDGIQRVFGMEYRPIKDLDVLAPSGLKVAICNVHVRHGILMLVPEVIEVLGGMVEELEEARKRLVNEINKPPRGKRTRSGVVPPLATRATGAXKMTPFRALYGRDPPSLLRFTDEISATYLSFNLSLWGAGTSGIATSATEEIHPITSGLPSSTTFTTPVYRREAQSNFPSTPAVSVPFNRKVTGPTFSSDAASHAEDIHMADMTTEGIDVPIRREHNDPVLSSSYSMEVEELLSDVRSDPATPASSRSRGSVRVHNEDVTPDTLSTAAIDIDKIDLVDELDHPYILSGGKENPFTYLASLSAKQAGMHGSASTVTGKIKCFLTGVKGFQYKQSSKYELRVYVDDGSLISEIFIDHAVVQKKIGFSPAEVNAALSSSDSKRVSDTKETLKCFQKFLINFEGTMLVHLNEESPIPVATEMNQGCSASDAWLLLKRLKPSTSPRQYHLHHPETINLSP; translated from the exons ATGAGCAGAAGACGCCACCAAATCATCTGTTCCTCCGACGAAGAAGACGACGGCGACGACGAACCTCAGCAACTCGCCGGCGgcaatgaagaaaatgaaaatcctAACAACATAGAAATGGAGATTCTAGAATCGTCCACTAACTTCGAATCAGTAACCCTAAATTCTCCCATCCAAAACCCTACACCTAATCATGAGCCAAACGTCGACGTTTCTGAAGTTATCCGAGCTGCGGATTGTGGTATTGGTCGGGTATTGGAAGGATTAGGGCTAAGATTGCGGAGGGAATGGTTAGAATCATGTGTTAGAGGACTTGAAGGATCAGTAGTAGGAGGGTTTTCTGGATTGGATGATACGACGAAGGCAAAACTTTGTTTCGAGCAGTTTTTGTACTCGGATATGAATTTTTGTGGTGCAGGAATGCTTCCAAGGGACGTGCACAAGCTGCATTTGGTTGATCTTAAAGGACCCTTTGTTCTTCAG GTAGATGAAATTGTGAATATCAGTTGTCCTCTTCGAGATAGGTATCAGAAAGCAGCTGCTGGAATAAAGAGGTGTCTGAAATTGTCCATGACTGATGGCATTCAGCGAGTGTTTGGGATGGAGTACAGGCCTATAAAAGATCTCGATGTTCTGGCTCCTTCTGGACTGAAG GTTGCTATCTGTAATGTTCATGTTAGGCATGGAATTCTGATGTTGGTccctgaagttattgaagttctGGGTGGGATGGTGGAAGAGTTAGAAGAAGCAAGGAAGCGGCTagttaatgaaataaataagcCACCAAGGGGGAAAAG AACAAGGTCTGGAGTGGTTCCTCCTTTGGCAACTAGAGCTACTGGTGCTNCCAAGATGACCCCTTTCAGAGCTTTATATGGGCGAGATCCTCCCTCTTTGTTGCGGTTTACTGATGAAATTTCTGCT ACGTATCTATCTTTTAATCTTTCTCTTTGGGGTGCAGGAACATCTGGTATTGCTACTTCTGCAACTGAAGAAATTCATCCCATTACATCTGGGCTACCATCTTCTACGACATTCACCACTCCTGTTTATAGAAGAGAGGCTCAATCTAATTTTCCATCTACTCCAGCTGTTTCTGTCCCATTCAATAGGAAGGTTACTGGGCCTACCTTTTCATCTGATGCAGCTAGTCATGCAGAGGATATCCATATGGCTGACATGACCACCGAAGGCATTGATGTTCCAATTAGAAGGGAACATAATGACCCTGTCCTTTCATCTTCTTACTCCATGGAAGTGGAGGAACTTCTGTCAGATGTTAGAAGTGACCCTGCCACACCTGCCAGTAGCAGGAGCAGAGGAAGCGTCCGTGTCCATAATGAAGATGTAACACCAGATACATTGTCTACTGCAGCAATTGACATTGATAAAATTGATTTGGTTGATGAATTGGACCATCCATATATACTTTCTGGAGGGAAGGAAAACCCTTTCACTTACTTAGCTAGTCTGTCAGCTAAGCAGGCTGGTATGCATGGCAGTGCTTCCACTGTTACAGGAAAAATTAAG TGCTTTCTTACTGGTGTGAAGGGCTTTCAGTATAAACAGAGTAGTAAATACGAGCTTCGAGTTTATGTTGATGATGGCAGCCTAATCTCTGAGATCTTTATAGATCATGCT GTTGTGCAGAAAAAAATAGGCTTTTCTCCTGCAGAGGTAAATGCTGCTCTTAGTTCTTCAGATAGCAAACGAGTCAGTGACACAAAGGAGACACTGAAATGTTTCCAGAAATTCTTGATTAATTTTGAG GGAACAATGCTTGTTCATTTGAATGAAGAATCTCCAATTCCAGTTGCTACTGAAATGAACCAGGGGTGTTCTGCCTCTGATGCATGGTTGCTTCTCAAAAGACTAAAGCCTTCTACTTCTCCGCGACAATATCATCTTCATCACCCAGAAACCATCAATTTATCCCCTTGA